GGTGCTAAAGCATCTGCTGCTAAGTCATCAATTCGTTCATTAATAAGACTTGTTGACTTATAGTTTACCGTAAGGGCAATTGCTGCACCTATACCAAATAAAACACCGCCATGTGCAACATCCATCACAAGCATAACTAAAATAGCAAGCGTTAAAATCAAATTAAAAGCATATAGCTTAGGTCTCTTTAATTCAGGATCTTTTAGACGAATAGCGTTTAACATACTTTCCAATTGCTCTGGAGAAATATCTTTAGCAGTCTTAGGATCAAAGTTTAAGCGTTTTCTTTCTTTTATTCCGATAAAATAAGCCATAAAAATTGCAAATACTTCAGCAACTAGCATTCCGGGCAATAAATCTGCAAACAGTTCGCTAATACTTACACCCATTGCTGTGCTTGCAGCAATTGTTGGGCCTCCCCATGGTAATTGATTAAAAATTCCAATAGGGGTAACAATAATTACTGCTAAATAAATTAGCTTAATATTCATTTGTTTATAAAGTTGAAGGAAAGCAGCAACACAAATAATAATAGTTGTAGTAGTATCACCATTCATAGTGACTACTGTCGCAGTTAAAACTGTTGCCATTGTAACTTTCAATGGGTCCCCTTTAGCTTTTTTAATAAAGAATTCGCATAAAGGGTCAAACAAACCGACATTAAGCATTAAACCAAAATACAACACAGCAAATAAGATAACAATAGCAGGTGAAATAACCCCAGTAGAAACCTTTCCTGTTTCTTCATCTACACTAAATAAAATACCTTCTTTAATCCATTCAAAGAGATCCAAAAAGGAAGCACCCGTTACAAAGGTTGCAATTGCTCCAAAAACAAATGGAATAATTGTTAATGCCCCGAAAACAGATAATTTATTTTTTGAGAGAAGTACAATGAATACAATGATCATTAATAATGCTAGGAATGTTAACATACAAACCAGCTCCCGTATAAAGTATGAACTTAAGTTATTTGTAATTTTAAATAGTTACTACGCTATTAAGCTATGAATATATTTATCTTTTATCCAGAACCTTATCAGAGGGCCAACTTTTAAGGAGGTTTTAGGTTCTTTTTCATTTACTCGATGAAAATAACTTGTTAGCAATGGAAGCGTATACAAAAATGTTCATCCCTTAATTTAATACGAAAAAACAAATCGTGAGATGTAGGAGAATACATTGGTAGGCAATGTTACTAAACGTTATCTTTTCTTTACGTACACCTCCATTTCTTTAATTTTTGAGTGACAGGGCTTTTTTCTAAAATCCAGGTCTCCAGCTTAAGAATGATTACAAATGGGAATTTTAGTTGAAAGCGCATCCAATAAAATCATTCCTTGTATTTCTAAATCTGATTGTATGTTAATGTATACGTTAATGTCAACTTAATTTTTAGAATATTCAACCTTTTTTAATGTTGAATTTATAAAAAATATAGGAATATACATTATTTATAGGGAAAGTTTCGTTTTTATTCAGAAATTAATTTTAATAATATGAAATAAAACCATTGACTTTAATGTATACGTTATTTAATAATTAGCTCATAAGCTATTTACATTACGCTGATTCACATGCAAGAGATGTGGATAGTGGTAGGAGAGCTAGCAATGAAGGGAGAACCTGTTTTGCATCTATCCCTGATGAAGAAATTTGAAAGGAGATAAACAATATGGTTCATGTACTGACTCATTTGGCTCAAGCATCAGGCGTGAAATTTTCTTTTGAAAGCGATTTTTCCCTTTAAGGTTGTGGGTATATCGAAAATGGGCATATGGTGGATGCTAAAGGATTTAGCAAAGCTTAAACACGATCCTGTTATTTGTGAGTTCACTCTCTTAGCCTAGCAATTGATATAGCCGGAGTGTTGATGTCAGAAAATTCTTTCATTAGAGCTTTAAAGACAGTTATCAATTTACCAATTTTCTTCTCTTTCTACACAAAATATTAAAGATAAAAAAAGGAGAGTTATTATGAGTGTTATTATGGAAAAGTTACAGCAAAAAGAAAAGATGACTGATTTGATGGCAAGGTTTGTCTCCCTTGTCAGCTACAAACTTCCTGATGATGTGGAAAATAAACTGAAAGAACTAAGTGAAGAAGAAGATAATAAGCTTGCAAAAATCATTTACAAAACCATGTTTGATAATCAAAAGCTGGCTTATGAGTTAAAGAGACCTTCATGTCAGGATACAGGTGTTCTCCAGTTTTTTGTTAAGTGCGGACAGAACTTCCCCCTGATTGGACAGTTAGATAGTATTCTGAGGGATAGTGTGTATAAGTCAACTCAAGAAACTCCATTACGACACAATTCTGTAGAAACATTTGATGAGTACAATACAGGAAAGAACATCGGTGACGGTTCACCAAGCATCTTCTGGGAAATTGCAGAAGACAGTGATAAAGTGGAAATCTATACTTATATGGCAGGAGGAGGTTGTACCCTTCCTGGAGTGGCGACGGTTCTAATGCCGGGTGAAGGCTATGAAGGTGTGGTAAAGTTTGTACTCGATCGGATGACTAGTTATGGAATTAATGCCTGTCCTCCACTTCTTGTTGGTGTAGGCGTCGGTACTTCTGTAGAAACAGCAGCTATGAACTCTAAAAAAGCACTTATGAGACCTGTTGGAAGTCGTAATGAAAATGAAAATGCTGCTAAGATGGAAAAGCTTCTTGAAGATGGAATTAACGCTATTGGCCTTGGACCTCAGGGACTTAAGGGATCTAAATCTGTCATGGGTGTAAATGTTGTGAATACGGCAAGACATCCTTCTACTATTGGAGTTGCAGTTAATACAGGGTGCTGGTCCCATAGAAGAGGAAAGATCACCTTTGACAGTAATTTGAACTATGAAATTAGTACTCACGAGGGGGTAACACTATGAGTAAAAAAGTATTAACCACACCTATAAATGATGAGGATCTTAAGGACATAAGAATTGGAGACATTATCTACCTATCAGGTACACTGGTTACTTGCAGAGATGTTGCCCACAGGAGACTTATAGAAGAGAAAATCCCTTTACCTGTAGACCTTAAGGGCAAAGCCATATTTCACGCAGGTCCCATTGTTAGAGACCTTGGAAAGGAACAGTACGAAATTGTTTCTATTGGTCCCACAACGAGTATGAGAATGGAAAAATTCGAAAAGGAATTTATCGAAGAAACAGGTGTTAAACTTATTGTTGGAAAAGGTGGAATGGGGAAGAACACTGAAGAAGGATGCAAGAATCATAAAGCACTGCATCTCGTCTATCCAGCCGGAAATGCTGTATATGCAGCAACAAAGGTTGAACAAATTAGAGAAGTACACTGGAAAGACCTTGGAATGCCAGAATCTCTTTGGGTATGTGAAGTGAATGAGTTCGGTCCTCTTATTGTTTCCATTGATACAGAAGGAAATAACATCTTTGAAGAAAATAAGGTGGAGTTCAATAAAAAGAAGGAAGAACAATATGAGTTAATCAGTAAGCAAGTAAGATTCATCAAGTAAGTTATGGAGTTGGTGTGGTCATGCAGGTACTACAAAAAACACAAACGATAGTTCGCTATCAGCAACATAACGGAAAAGTATATTACGGAATTGTTGAAGATGGGGAAATTCTACAATTGTCTAGTGATTTTGTTGAAGATGTAAACAATGAACTAAAATATGATGGATCAAGAGTTAAATATAGTGATGTGAAGATTTTGGAGCCAGTAGTACCCTCAAAAGTCGTTAATTTTGGATGGACATATGTTGAACACGCAAAAGAGACTGGGGGGAAGGCAAATCTGAAAGAACCGTTCTTGTTTTTAAAACCTACATCTTCGGTGATTCCAGATCAGGGGGAAATCATTCTTCCCTCTAGTGATTTAACCAAGCAGGTGGAGATGGAGGGGGAAGTGGCACTCGTTATTGGTAAACGCGGCAAAAATATAAAAGAAGAAGAAGCATTGGATTATGTTTTTGGCTGTACTATATTTAATGATGTGACTGCAAGAGATCTTACAAAAACTGATCCCCAATTTACGCGCGGTAAAGGTTTTGATACCTTTGGCCCGTTGGGTCCGTGTATTGTAAAAGGAATAGATCCAACTAATTTACGAATCGTTACAACATTAAACGGCAAAGTTGTACAAGAGGGTAATACTAATCAGATGTCACTTTCAATTCCTTTCCTTATCAGTTGGGTTTCACAGGTTATGACACTAGAGCCGGGTGATGTTTTGGCTACTGGTTCGCCTTCTGGAAGTTGCCCAATGAAGTCGGGAGATATGGTAGTTGTTGAAGTAGAGCAGATTGGTAAGCTTTGTAACTTTGTAAAATAGAAAATACTATACCGAAAATTAATGGGTGCTAATTCAATAATGGGTTAGTTTATGATAATAAACATCATATCAAAACTGATTTATCAATATTAAGTACGACTGTCTAACAAAAAAAGGCTGTAGTTGATTTCTGTGAAATCTCTACAGCCTTACTTTATTAATAATGATAGATTCTTACATCAGGGAAAAGTCTCGTTATTTCCCGTTTCTTCCGGTAATGGAGGCATAGATTGAAGAGCATCTAGAATTTCGTTGCGCGCTCTATAGCGATGAGACTGCAACATAGTTCGTACAGCTTCAGGCTCGCCTGCTCGCATGACTGCTAAAATCGCCTTATGTTCAGTCACTGATCGTGTTGGCTTTGGTCGAAGCCCAATTGTGTATAAGCGTGCGCGATAGAGTTGGTCAGAC
The DNA window shown above is from Peribacillus sp. FSL P2-0133 and carries:
- a CDS encoding citrate:proton symporter — translated: MLTFLALLMIIVFIVLLSKNKLSVFGALTIIPFVFGAIATFVTGASFLDLFEWIKEGILFSVDEETGKVSTGVISPAIVILFAVLYFGLMLNVGLFDPLCEFFIKKAKGDPLKVTMATVLTATVVTMNGDTTTTIIICVAAFLQLYKQMNIKLIYLAVIIVTPIGIFNQLPWGGPTIAASTAMGVSISELFADLLPGMLVAEVFAIFMAYFIGIKERKRLNFDPKTAKDISPEQLESMLNAIRLKDPELKRPKLYAFNLILTLAILVMLVMDVAHGGVLFGIGAAIALTVNYKSTSLINERIDDLAADALAPALATLAAGVFSGVLTGSGMSTALATSITAMIPESLGSNMAPIYALIAAPAITFLPQDAFYFGIAGVMSDVMGQYGISASEAAVASMVGQAFRLISPVIPALYMLVDSTETNFIDFQKKYVIYAWPILLIYLVVYTLTGALPI
- the ttdA gene encoding L(+)-tartrate dehydratase subunit alpha, with the protein product MSVIMEKLQQKEKMTDLMARFVSLVSYKLPDDVENKLKELSEEEDNKLAKIIYKTMFDNQKLAYELKRPSCQDTGVLQFFVKCGQNFPLIGQLDSILRDSVYKSTQETPLRHNSVETFDEYNTGKNIGDGSPSIFWEIAEDSDKVEIYTYMAGGGCTLPGVATVLMPGEGYEGVVKFVLDRMTSYGINACPPLLVGVGVGTSVETAAMNSKKALMRPVGSRNENENAAKMEKLLEDGINAIGLGPQGLKGSKSVMGVNVVNTARHPSTIGVAVNTGCWSHRRGKITFDSNLNYEISTHEGVTL
- the ttdB gene encoding L(+)-tartrate dehydratase subunit beta, yielding MSKKVLTTPINDEDLKDIRIGDIIYLSGTLVTCRDVAHRRLIEEKIPLPVDLKGKAIFHAGPIVRDLGKEQYEIVSIGPTTSMRMEKFEKEFIEETGVKLIVGKGGMGKNTEEGCKNHKALHLVYPAGNAVYAATKVEQIREVHWKDLGMPESLWVCEVNEFGPLIVSIDTEGNNIFEENKVEFNKKKEEQYELISKQVRFIK
- a CDS encoding fumarylacetoacetate hydrolase family protein: MQVLQKTQTIVRYQQHNGKVYYGIVEDGEILQLSSDFVEDVNNELKYDGSRVKYSDVKILEPVVPSKVVNFGWTYVEHAKETGGKANLKEPFLFLKPTSSVIPDQGEIILPSSDLTKQVEMEGEVALVIGKRGKNIKEEEALDYVFGCTIFNDVTARDLTKTDPQFTRGKGFDTFGPLGPCIVKGIDPTNLRIVTTLNGKVVQEGNTNQMSLSIPFLISWVSQVMTLEPGDVLATGSPSGSCPMKSGDMVVVEVEQIGKLCNFVK